CGGGCCTCGGTCAAGGTGACCGTCGACGCCTACGACGGCACGGTGGACTTCTACCTCGTCGACCCTGCCGAGCCCCTGGCCGCCGCGCTGTCGTCGCTCTTGGGCGGCTTCATGAAGCCCTTGTCGGAGATGCCGGAGGATCTGCGCCGGCACATCCGGTATCCCCAGGATTTCTTCATGGTGCAGGCCGTCATGCTGGCCTCCTACCACATGGAAAACCCCGTCGTCTTCTACAACCAGGAGGACCGCTGGGACATCGGCCGCGAGATCTACGGCGAGGCCGAGGTGACCATGGAGCCCTACTACGCCATGGTCGACCTGGGCGAGGGGCCTGAGTTCGCGCTCCTCTTGCCCTTTACGGCCACCGGCCGGCAAAACATGGTGGCCTGGATGGCGGCCCGGTGCGACGGGGAGCGCTACGGCGAGGTCCAGCTCTACGTGCTGCCCAAGCAGGAGCTGACCTACGGCCCCATGCAGCTCGAGGCGCGCATCAACCAGGATCCCGACATCTCCCGGGAGCTGACCCTGTGGGGCCAGCGCGGCTCGCGGGTGCTGCGGGGCAACCTCATCGTCGTGCCCGTGGCGGGCACCATCCTGTACGTGGAGCCCCTCTTCCTGGTCTCCGAGCAGAGCCAGCTCCCCGAGCTGCGCCGGATCGTGGCGGGCACCCAGACGCAGCTGGCCATGGCCACCGACCTGTCGTCGGCCCTGCGGGCGCTGACCGGTCAGGGCCTCTTGACCTCGCCCGAGCCGGGCGGGCAGCCGCCGCAGGAGGCTGGAGCGCCCGTGGCGGGGCTGCCCTCCTCCGTCCAGCAGGCCGTGCGGGAGGCGCTCCAGGCGCTGGAGTCGGCCCGGCAGCGGCTTGCGCAGGGCGACTGGGGAGGTTTCGGCCGGTCGATGCAGGAGCTGCAGCGCCTGCTCGAGCGTCTGGCGGGCGACGAGGCCGGCGATTCGTGAGGGGCCGCTGCGAAGGCTTGTCATAGGGTCGCCCCCTTCGCCCATAGACCTGGGGCGAAGGGGGTCGGTGCTGGTGGCGGCCGGTCAGGGGAGGACGTCACAGCGCGCCGGCGGGCCAGGGCTGCTCTTCGTGCTGGTCGCGCTGTTGGTGGTGGCCGTGGTGGGCGCCCGGTTTCTGGGCCTGGTGCCCGGACAGCGGGAGGGTACGCCGTCGAGGCCGCCGTCACAGCAGCAGGGCCAGCCGCAGGCACGAAGCACGCCGGCCGTGCTGATCTACCACGCGCACACGACGGAAAACTACCAGCCGGCTCAGACGCACGAGAAGGGCCGGCCCGGTGGCGTGTCGGAGGTGGGAGCCGAGCTGGCGGCGGTGCTGGAGCAAAACGGCATCCGCGCCATCCACGACAAGACTGTGCACGATTACCCCAACTACAGCGAGGCCTTCGTGCACTCGGTCAACACGATCAACAACCTGTTGCGAAGCAATCCCGACGTGATGGTGGTGCTGGACGTCCACCGAGACGCCCTGTCGGACGAGTATCCCGACGGCTACACCACCGCGGACATCGACGGCCAGAAGGTGGCCAAGATCCTGCTGGTGGTGGGCGACGTGGCCAACCCGTACGCGGATCAAAACCTGGCCTTCGCCGAGGCGCTTCGCTCCAAGATGAACGACCTCTACCCGGGCCTCTCGCGGGGGATCAAGGTGCAGCACGCCGCGCTCAACGGGCACGTCCACCCCAACTCGGTGACGGTCTTCATCGGCGACTACCGTGACAACACGCTGGACGAGGCCCGGGCGGCCGCGAGGATGCTGGGACATGCGCTGGCGCGGCTGTTTGAGGAGCAGGCGGCCCGCATGACCCCGCCCGCCGCCCGGCCCGACACGGCCACGTCGCCGCAACGCTAGACGGCAAGGAGAAGCGTGGCGACCACGGATGCAGCGATCGACGCACTACCACCTGATGGGCATCGGCGGCACGGGCATGAGCGCCCTGGCCGAGCTGCTGCACGGCGCCGGCGCCAGGGTGAGCGGATGCGATCTGGACGTGGCCGGGCCGGCGGCCCGGCACCTGGCCTCGCTGGGCGTCGAGGTGCACCCGGGCCACGACCCGGCCCACCTCGACGACGTGGATGTGCTGGTGGTCTCCAGCGCCATCGCCGCCGACCACCCCGAGCGACAGGCGGCGGAGCGCCGGGGGATCCCGGTGCGCCACCGGGCCCGGGTGCTGGCCGAGACCCTGGCGGGCCGGCGCCTGGTGGCGGTGGCCGGGGCGCACGGAAAGACCACCACCACGGGGCTCATCGCCCACATGCTGACCCAGGCCGGGGTGGATCCGGTGGTGGCCGTGGGCTACGCGCTGCCGGGGGTGCCGACGGGGGCCCGTTGGGGCCGCGGCGAGTGGGCCGTCGCGGAGGTGGACGAGAGCGACGGCTCGTTCCTCTGCTTCTGGCCCGACGTGGCGGTCATCACCACCGTCGAGCCCGATCACCTGGAGAACTGGGGCCACTCGTTCGAGCGGCTGGTGGAGGGGTACGTGCGCTTCGCGGGCCAGACGAGGCCCGACGGGGCGTGGGTGCTGGGCGTCGACAGCCCCGTGGTGCGGCGGCTGCTGGATGGCGAGGGGGGAGAGCCGGCGCGCCTGGAGGCGGCGGGGCGGCGGGTGGAGCGCTACGCGGTGGAAGCGGAGGCCGCACGCCTGGGCGCGGCCCGCTGGACGGCGGCCGACGTGCGGCTGGAGGGGCGGGGCTCGAGCTGGACCGCGTTGCGAGACGGCCGCCCGGTGGCGCCGGTGCGCCTGTCCATCCCGGGCCTCCACAACGTGGCCAACGCCCTGGCCGCGCTGGCCGTGGCCGAGGCCGTGGGCGTCGATCTCCAGCAGGCGGCCCGGAGCCTGGCCGGGTTTACGGGGGCGCGCCGGCGCTTCGAGGTGCTGGCCGACCGGCTCGGCGTGATGGTGGTGGATGACTACGCCCACCACCCCACCGAGATCGCCGCCACCATCCGGGCCGCCCGCCAGGGCTACCCGGATCGGCGGGTGGTGGCGGTCTTCCAGCCCCACCGCTACCATCGCACCGCTGAGCTGATGGAGCCGCTGGCGGGAGCCTTCGACGAGGCCGACGCGGTGGTGCTGACCGAGATCTACGCCCCCCCGCCCGAGCGGCCCATCCCCGGCGTCGACGGGCAGGCGCTCTTCCACCGCATGGTGGAGCGGCCTGCCTGGCAGGGGAGGGCGAGTCGGGCGGCCTTTTGCCCCACGCTGGAGGAGGCCTACGCCCGGGCCCTCGAGGAGGCGACGCCCGGCACGCTGCTGCTGGTGATGGGTGCCGGCAGCGTGACCCGACTGGCTCACCGGCTGGCGCAGAGCCTGCAGGCACGCGGGTAAACTACCTCCCGCATGGTGCGGCCTACCCCCATCCGGCTGTCGGCCCGGTGGCGCCGGACGCTCTTGCAATGGGCCGGAGACGGCCCGGAGCCGGATGCCCGGGCCTTCTTGCTGTGGCCGCGGCTGGTCGAGCGACTCGACGCCGCGCAGCCGGCCGAGCTCTTGTGTGCCACGGCCATGCCCGTCCGCCTCTACCCCCACCAGCGCGCCGCGGTCCTGCGCATCGTGGGGCCCCTCGGGGGGCGCGCCCTCCTGGCCGACGAGGTGGGCATGGGCAAGACCATCGAGGCGGGCGCGGTGCTCAAGGAGCTGTGGCTGCGGGGGCGACTGCGCCGGGCCCTGGTGCTGGTGCCGGCCGCACTGGTCGCACAGTGGCGGTGGGAGCTGGCCCATCGCTGCGACTTGCGGGTCTGCGTGCATCCCCACCACGAGCACGGCTGGGACCGTGACGAGATCGTCCTGGCGTCGTTGGAGACGGTGCGGCTGGAGCCTCACGCGTCGGCGGTGCAGGCGGCGCCCTGGGACCTGGTGGTGGTCGACGAGGCTCACCGGCTCAAGGATCGCCAATCGGCCGGGTTCCGGCTGGTGGCGGGGCTGCGCAAGCAGGGGCTGCTCTTGCTGACGGCCACGCCCGTGCAAAACAGCCTGGAGGAGCTCTACAATCTGGTGAGCCTGCTGCGCCCGGGCCAGCTGGGCACCCCGCGCCTCTTCCGGGCCGAGTTCACCCAGGGCCCCCGGACGCCTCGCGATCCCGCCCGGCTGCGGCGCCTCGTGGGCGAGGTGATGGTGCGCACCCGCCGGCACGATGCCGGCATCGTCCTGCCGCCTCGGGAGGTGAGGAGCGTCGCGGTGCCGTTCACCGAGACGGAGCGTCGCCTCTACGAGCGGCTGCTGGCGTTGCTGCGGGAGGTGGGGCGGCGGGGCGGACGGGGGCCCGACGCGCTGCTGGCCGCGACGCTGCTGCGGGAGGCCACCAGCAGCCCGACGGCCCTGGCCGGACCTGCGGCGCCTGGCGACGTCGCCGCCGGGCGAGGCGTGGAGGCGCTGCGCGAGGCCCTCGTGCGCCTGGCGTGCCTGGCCGCCCGGGCCGCGGCCGACGGGGCGGCCCCAAGGTGCGATGGCTGGTGGCCCACGTCCGGAGCGGGGTGCGCCCGCCGGCAGCCTGGTGGCCTTCACGCAGTTCGCCGCGACGGCCCGCCGGGCGGCCCGGGCGCTGCAGGAGGCAGACGTCGAGGTGGCCCTGATCTGCGGGGCGCAGGAGCCGGCCCAGCGCGAACGGCAGCTGATGCGCTTCCGCAGCCGGGCTCCGGTGCTGGTCAGCACCGACGTCGGCAGCGAGGGCCACAACCTCCAGCATGCCTGGCGGCTGGTCAACCTCGATCTCCCCTGGAACCCCATGCGGGTGGAGCAGCGCATCGGCCGGCTGCATCGGCTGGGCCAGAGCCGGCCCGTGGAGGTGGTCCACCTACTGGTGCCCGGCACCATCGAGGAGGACCTGATGGCGCGCATCTACGAGAAGCTGGGGATGTTTCGCGAGGTGATCGGCGACCTCGACCAGGTCGTGGCCGCGCTGCCGGGCGGGCTGGCCGGGCAGGTGCGCGACATCGTGCTGGCCTCGCCCGACGACGAGACCATGCGGCAGCGCCTCGAGGCCGTGGGCTCCTTCCTGGAGCGGCAGTGGCGGCGCTGGCAGCGGGCCCGGCGCCTCACCGAGGCGGTGCTCGACGAGGCTCCAGTACTGCAGGAGGCGACGGTCGCCCCCGCGACGGGTTCGGGATGACGCAGGACCGCGAGCCGCAGCCGCTGCCGGGGCTTGTCGCGCAGGCCCTCGAGGCGCTGGGGTACCGCGTCGGCTGGGTGGCGCCCGAACTGCTGCGGGCCGAGCCGCCGGGGGAGGGGACACGGCGGGCGCTGCTGGTGGCGTGCGACCCGGCGTGGCTTGCGCGGGCGCCGGGCGTGACGCTGGCGGCGCCCGGCAGCGACGGCGCGCGGCGGCTGTGGCAGGCCGTGGCCGAGCGAGGCCGGCGAGCGGTCTTCGTGGAGGGGCTGCCGGGCCATGCCGGGCGGCTGCAACGTTCGTTGTGGTTTCGATGGCTGCTGGTGGTGACGGGCTTCGCCCTGGCGGAGGGGGCCCGGCGATTCGTCATCGACGTGCGCGTCACGACCGAGCCGGAGCGGGCCGAGCCCATGGAGCCTCACCAGGCGGCCGCCAGGGCCACGCCGGGCCGGTCGCAGGAGGCGAGACGCGCGGCCGCCGCCCTGGGCTGGGTCGCCCCTTACGAGGCAGAGCGACTGGGCCGCCTGGCGGCGCGGGTGGCGCTGCGAGTCGCCCGCACGCACGTCGAGGCCATGGAGCGGGAGCTCACCCCGGTCCACGAGGCGGAGCGGCGACGCCTCGAGCGCTACTTCGACGACCGCCGGGCGGAGGAGACGGCCCGCATGGGCCGCTGGCTGCACCGGGCGCTGGCCGCGGAGCTGTACGCGCGGCTGGCGGCGGATCCGGAGCTGGCCCGCCAGCTCCAGACCCGGGCAGGGGAGATGGCGCGCCTGGCCCGGCTCCAGCAACAGACGCTCGAGTCCCGGCTCGCTTCGCTGGAGCGCGAGCGGGCCGCCGCCCTGGCCGAGGCGGAGGCGCGCTTCGCCCTGAGAGCCGAGCTGGTGCCGGCCGGGATGGCGGTGGTCTGGCACCCGGCGTCGTGAGGCGCTCGTGGGCGGCTCGCAGGAAGGCGGGCTCCGGGCCGGGAAGCATCCGCTCGCCATGGAGACCCGAGCCTTCGTCGAGCGTCTCACGCAGGATCCGGAGTACCGCACGCGGGTGCAAGCGCTGCGGTGGTTTCCCGCCCGCCCGGCCCGCTTCGCCGAGCTCTCGCCCCCGCCACCGCCCCCGCTGGCCCAGGCCCTGGCCCGCCGGGGCATCCAGCGCCTCTACACCCACCAGGCGGCCGCCGTCGCCCATGCCCGGGCCGGCCGGCACGTGGCCGTCGTGACGGGCACCGCCAGCGGCAAGAGCCTGGCCTATCACATCCCGGCGCTGGAGGCGCTGCTGGCGGATCCGTCGGCCACCGTGCTGTACCTCTTCCCGACCAAGGCGCTGGCCCAGGACCAGCTGCGCTTCGTGCTGGAGCTGACGCGGGGCGAGGACGGCCGGGAGGATCCCTGGCGGCTGATGCCGGGCACCTACGACGGCGACACGCCGCCCGACCGGCGCCGGCGGCTGCGCCAGTCGTCGCGCCTTCTCATCACCAACCCCGACATGCTCCACGCGGGGCTCCTGGGCCACCACGTGGCCTGGGGGCGCTTCTGGCGGGGGCTGCGCTACGTCGTCGTCGACGAGATGCACGTCTACCGGGGGCTCTTCGGCTCGCACGTGGCCAACGTGCTGCGGCGCCTGCGCCGCATCGCCCGGCAGTGGGGGCGGGAGCCCACCTTCATCTTGGCCTCGGCCACCATCCGCAACCCTCAGGAGATGGCCGAGGCCCTGGCGGGCGGGCCCGTGGAGGTGGTGGAGGACGACGGGGCGCCCCGGCCCGAGCGTTGCCTGCTCCTGTGGAACCCGCCCCGGGTGGGGCACCCGCCGGCACGCC
This genomic interval from Limnochorda sp. LNt contains the following:
- the spoIIP gene encoding stage II sporulation protein P, whose protein sequence is MAAGQGRTSQRAGGPGLLFVLVALLVVAVVGARFLGLVPGQREGTPSRPPSQQQGQPQARSTPAVLIYHAHTTENYQPAQTHEKGRPGGVSEVGAELAAVLEQNGIRAIHDKTVHDYPNYSEAFVHSVNTINNLLRSNPDVMVVLDVHRDALSDEYPDGYTTADIDGQKVAKILLVVGDVANPYADQNLAFAEALRSKMNDLYPGLSRGIKVQHAALNGHVHPNSVTVFIGDYRDNTLDEARAAARMLGHALARLFEEQAARMTPPAARPDTATSPQR
- the murC gene encoding UDP-N-acetylmuramate--L-alanine ligase; protein product: MQRSTHYHLMGIGGTGMSALAELLHGAGARVSGCDLDVAGPAARHLASLGVEVHPGHDPAHLDDVDVLVVSSAIAADHPERQAAERRGIPVRHRARVLAETLAGRRLVAVAGAHGKTTTTGLIAHMLTQAGVDPVVAVGYALPGVPTGARWGRGEWAVAEVDESDGSFLCFWPDVAVITTVEPDHLENWGHSFERLVEGYVRFAGQTRPDGAWVLGVDSPVVRRLLDGEGGEPARLEAAGRRVERYAVEAEAARLGAARWTAADVRLEGRGSSWTALRDGRPVAPVRLSIPGLHNVANALAALAVAEAVGVDLQQAARSLAGFTGARRRFEVLADRLGVMVVDDYAHHPTEIAATIRAARQGYPDRRVVAVFQPHRYHRTAELMEPLAGAFDEADAVVLTEIYAPPPERPIPGVDGQALFHRMVERPAWQGRASRAAFCPTLEEAYARALEEATPGTLLLVMGAGSVTRLAHRLAQSLQARG
- a CDS encoding C-terminal helicase domain-containing protein, whose translation is MAFTQFAATARRAARALQEADVEVALICGAQEPAQRERQLMRFRSRAPVLVSTDVGSEGHNLQHAWRLVNLDLPWNPMRVEQRIGRLHRLGQSRPVEVVHLLVPGTIEEDLMARIYEKLGMFREVIGDLDQVVAALPGGLAGQVRDIVLASPDDETMRQRLEAVGSFLERQWRRWQRARRLTEAVLDEAPVLQEATVAPATGSG